A section of the Naumovozyma dairenensis CBS 421 chromosome 5, complete genome genome encodes:
- the PSH1 gene encoding ubiquitin-protein ligase PSH1 (similar to Saccharomyces cerevisiae PSH1 (YOL054W); ancestral locus Anc_8.808) has protein sequence MSDKLSVYLVARSSKVKNKILLRLLESLNCSICHDYMFVPMMTPCGHNFCYGCLNNWITGGSKDLNCPQCRSTINEAPRLNLILRETLDSIIEFLNEKKKVSRDAQFKKIMESKSMELSKYKKDLDKDNLFESFFKNSAMAVVDEDDDEGIPRCSNCHWEIDPDDLEDNDNVCPHCNMRIRNSVQNISNRNSEVTNLRTNDAIIVGLDDDEYSSDEIQQIHDDLVRHPNADSPEIYSDSDLESDSNEDEESLIPRKQSNKHRDNFYDDEASEDYDEEDNHTKINRNEDRISINSAEDSEDDSDLDGFIEHDDDALRDDGGIVVNEAGHISSNDEEEQNSDYYEHNDDEGFVSGDSLNDESDESDHLEEHDDEDDEDDDEDDEDEDDGDDDDDDRDEERSRKRQRRSRVVLDGSDDE, from the coding sequence ATGAGTGACAAATTAAGTGTCTATCTCGTTGCTAGAAGTAGcaaagtgaaaaataaaatactATTAAGGTTATTAGAATCTTTGAATTGTTCCATATGTCATGATTATATGTTTGTCCCCATGATGACTCCCTGTGGACATAATTTCTGTTATGGTTGTTTAAATAACTGGATAACTGGTGGTTCAAAGGATTTAAATTGTCCTCAATGTAGATCCACAATTAATGAAGCTCCaagattgaatttaattttaagGGAAACTTTGGattcaataattgaatttctgaatgagaaaaagaaagtttCAAGAGATGCACAATTCAAGAAGATAATGGAAAGTAAGTCTATGGAACTTtctaaatataaaaaagatttagataaagataatctatttgaaagttttttcaagaattcaGCTATGGCTGTTGTagatgaggatgatgatgaaggaATTCCTCGTTGTAGTAATTGTCATTGGGAAATTGATCCTGATGATTtggaagataatgataatgtttGTCCACATTGTAATATGAGAATTAGAAATTCTGtacaaaatatttcaaaccGCAATAGTGAAGTAACCAACTTAAGGACAAATGATGCAATTATTGTTGGTctagatgatgatgaatataGCTCTGATGAAATACAACAAATACACGATGATTTGGTAAGGCATCCAAATGCTGATAGTCCTGAAATTTATTCAGACTCTGATTTAGAATCTGACagtaatgaagatgaagagaGCTTAATACCGAGAAAGCAATCAAATAAACATCGCGATAACTTCTATGATGATGAGGCATCTGAAGattatgatgaagaagataatcatacgaaaataaatagaaaCGAAGATCGGATAAGTATCAATTCAGCTGAAGATTCGGAAGATGATTCAGATTTAGATGGGTTCATTGAGCATGATGACGATGCGCTACGTGATGATGGAGGAATTGTGGTAAATGAAGCTGGGCATATTAGTAGTAATGATGAGGAAGAGCAAAATAGTGACTATTATGAgcataatgatgatgaaggaTTTGTTAGTGGAGATAGTTTAAACGATGAATCAGATGAGTCTGATCATTTAGAGGAacatgatgatgaggatgatgaggatgatgatgaggatgatgaggatgaggatgatggtgatgacGACGACGACGACAGAGATGAAGAACGAAGTCGAAAACGACAAAGAAGGTCAAGAGTGGTTCTTGACGGTAGTGATGACGAGTAA
- the AIM39 gene encoding Aim39p (similar to Saccharomyces cerevisiae YOL053W; ancestral locus Anc_8.806), translated as MIYPLISRRTLVTSSPKGIIIRLQYPILRPLTFPLGPNHVNNTTNCNGISITKRNYSLKFPYFDLKNTKLRLNTNNNVRMHENNKQVDGKHFFTKQGDVTENNEKSQLKHENPSHEEDEKVMAINSIQEAIRQQRNKRRKQMASIIFMILSSLLIGYGLGYKVLYLRQEIFWPICPTSKYHKLSKNELKKINLLQIEKLARIRTLEQLSKHEMIKDQYGIPLKLENEDNTEGVGEPFKIWCEDQDLCLFGVKIKPDGNNNNNKQKQRDEDHKWYRLPFLFKWRFTYKSISLLITFQNILNSIGINKNGLYEIIEPEKVYGSFKYEHPLGRGSSSVNDNKSDCGHPMHLWFLGEIKLDKDSLVIYKGKYHVDVKMQEITLLRKENGKLIEYILYNDIKR; from the coding sequence ATGATATATCCTCTAATTAGTCGAAGAACATTAGTTACAAGCTCACCTAAAGGGATAATAATACGACTACAATATCCAATCCTTCGTCCTTTGACTTTTCCTTTAGGCCCAAATCatgtaaataatacaacaaACTGTAATGGCATTAGTAtaacaaaaagaaattattcGCTGAAGTTCCCTTATTTTGACTTGAAAAACACCAAATTAAGGCTCAATACTAACAATAATGTCAGAATGcatgaaaataataaacaagTTGATGGTAAACATTTCTTCACGAAACAAGGAGATGTTACTGAGAACAACGAAAAGTCTCAATTGAAACATGAAAATCCATCCCATGAGGAGGATGAGAAGGTAATGGCGATAAATAGTATTCAAGAAGCAATCAGACAACAACGAAATAAACGTCGAAAACAAATGGCATCAATAATCTTTATGATCCTCAGTAGTTTATTAATTGGATATGGATTAGGTTATAAAGTATTATATTTAAGGcaagaaatattttggCCAATTTGTCCCacttcaaaatatcataaattaagtaaaaatgaattgaaaaagataaatcttttacaaattgaaaaattagctAGAATTAGAACTTTAGAGCAATTATCAAAACATGAAATGATTAAAGATCAATACGGGATACCTTTAAAGttggaaaatgaagataatactGAAGGAGTGGGAGAGCCATTCAAGATATGGTGTGAAGATCAAGATTTATGTTTATTTGGTGTCAAGATTAAACCAGATGggaacaataataataataagcaAAAACAAAGGGACGAGGATCATAAGTGGTATAGATTGccatttttattcaaatggAGGTTTACTTATAAATCCATTAGTTTACTGAtaacatttcaaaatatcttgaactcaattggaataaataagaatggattatatgaaattattgaaccAGAAAAAGTTTATGgatcatttaaatatgaGCATCCTTTAGGTAGGGGATCTTCAAGTGtgaatgataataaatcagaTTGCGGGCACCCTATGCATTTATGGTTTTTAGGCGAAATCAAATTAGACAAGGATTCCTTAGTAATTtataaaggaaaatatcATGTTGATGTGAAAATGCAAGAAATAACACTTctaagaaaagaaaatgggaAATTGATTGAGTATATTCTGTACAATGATATTAAAAGATAA
- the NDAI0E00460 gene encoding uncharacterized protein (similar to Saccharomyces cerevisiae HOR7 (YMR251W-A) and DDR2 (YOL052C-A); ancestral locus Anc_8.802) codes for MNLYKIVTPIIALSSLSNAQNLTDGQQQNAAIRNIDGQSAMTKAGIAGTIIAGVIAYML; via the coding sequence ATGAATCTCTACAAAATTGTTACACCAATTATTGCCTTGTCAAGTTTGTCAAATGCACAAAACCTTACAGATGGTCAACAACAGAATGCCGCTATCAGAAATATCGATGGTCAAAGTGCAATGACAAAGGCAGGAATTGCCGGTACTATCATCGCAGGTGTAATCGCATACATGTTATAA